One Candidatus Niyogibacteria bacterium genomic region harbors:
- a CDS encoding protein-L-isoaspartate O-methyltransferase, which translates to MSNPLPDYLLRTGVLGAGKILEAFGAIDRADFVPEELKSSAYADEALPIGEGQTISQPYTVAFMLNLLDPQAGDKIMDVGAGSGWQTALLAYVVGESGKVFAVERVPELCEFGRTNIAKYNFLEKGVVEWMCQDASVGLPDRAPFDGIIVAASIVDYKVPKMWEEQLKIGGKMVVPIGNSIWLFIKQADGTLRKREFPGFAFVPFIKGKE; encoded by the coding sequence ATGTCCAATCCGTTACCGGATTATCTTTTGCGAACCGGAGTTTTGGGCGCCGGGAAAATTTTGGAGGCCTTCGGCGCGATTGACCGCGCTGATTTCGTGCCCGAGGAATTAAAATCGTCCGCCTACGCCGACGAGGCCTTGCCCATTGGAGAAGGACAGACTATTTCCCAGCCATATACCGTCGCGTTTATGCTTAATCTTCTTGATCCGCAGGCGGGAGACAAAATTATGGATGTTGGCGCCGGTTCCGGCTGGCAGACCGCGCTTTTGGCTTATGTCGTGGGGGAAAGCGGCAAGGTTTTCGCCGTTGAGCGTGTGCCGGAACTTTGCGAATTTGGCAGAACAAATATCGCGAAATATAATTTTTTGGAGAAGGGCGTTGTGGAGTGGATGTGTCAAGACGCTTCGGTCGGGCTTCCCGACAGAGCTCCTTTTGACGGTATTATTGTCGCCGCAAGCATAGTGGATTACAAAGTGCCGAAAATGTGGGAGGAACAATTAAAAATCGGCGGGAAAATGGTCGTGCCCATAGGTAATTCTATTTGGCTTTTTATCAAACAAGCCGACGGAACATTGCGCAAGCGTGAA